In the Devosia sp. SL43 genome, one interval contains:
- the gluQRS gene encoding tRNA glutamyl-Q(34) synthetase GluQRS gives MPQNSSKPILRFAPSPNGRLHLGHAYSAVLTWRAAAQLGGTALLRIEDIDTERCKPEFVDGIYEDLHWLGLNWPEPVMVQSDRFDIYARAGNRLRHLNLLYPCFCSRAEIAAAADGTDPDGAPLYPGTCKHLHRGEQIERLQRGDPVQFRLDIEAAKARVGMLTFTVVGPVVTDRPQIRYARPERWGDVVLQRKGTPTSYHLSVVVDDAAQGITHVTRGRDMEAATDIHVLLQMLLSLPSPIYHFHRLILDDEGRKLAKSKGSESLADLRAKGWTPDDVRRAVGP, from the coding sequence GTGCCGCAGAATTCATCCAAACCCATCCTTCGTTTCGCCCCCAGCCCCAATGGCCGGCTGCATCTAGGGCATGCCTATTCGGCAGTGCTGACCTGGCGCGCCGCCGCGCAACTTGGCGGCACGGCGCTGCTGCGGATCGAAGACATCGACACCGAGCGCTGTAAACCCGAATTTGTCGACGGCATCTATGAGGACCTGCATTGGCTGGGCCTGAACTGGCCTGAGCCGGTGATGGTGCAGTCGGACCGTTTCGATATCTATGCCCGGGCCGGTAACAGGCTACGGCACCTGAATTTGCTCTACCCCTGCTTCTGCTCCCGCGCCGAGATCGCTGCGGCAGCCGACGGCACCGACCCGGACGGCGCGCCGCTCTACCCGGGCACCTGCAAGCATCTGCATCGCGGCGAGCAGATCGAGCGGCTGCAACGCGGCGATCCCGTGCAGTTCCGGCTCGATATCGAAGCGGCCAAGGCGCGGGTCGGCATGCTGACCTTCACTGTGGTCGGACCTGTTGTCACCGACCGCCCGCAGATTCGCTACGCCCGGCCGGAGCGTTGGGGTGATGTGGTGCTGCAGCGCAAAGGCACGCCGACCAGTTATCACCTCAGCGTGGTGGTCGATGACGCGGCGCAGGGCATAACCCACGTGACGCGCGGCCGCGACATGGAGGCCGCGACCGATATCCATGTCCTGCTGCAGATGCTGCTCAGCCTGCCCTCGCCGATCTACCATTTCCACCGGTTGATCCTGGATGATGAGGGCCGCAAACTGGCCAAGTCCAAGGGATCGGAAAGCCTGGCAGACCTGCGGGCCAAGGGGTGGACGCCTGACGATGTCAGGCGGGCCGTCGGACCCTAA
- a CDS encoding LysR family transcriptional regulator, producing the protein MNREPDWALWRSFSAVVANGSLSAAARELGISQPTVGRHIETLEYDLGLTLFERTLNGLKPNTTALRLYEPVAQAQASLAEAAIMAEGAQADYGGTVRITASTVMSNYVLPGLLVPIRERYPNIAIETVPSDSAENLLLREADIAIRMFRPTQLELVTKHLGDLDIVPAAHQRYLDRRGTPASVNDLFGHDLIGLDRSDLIIAHAQKLGLPLRREHFTIRSDDQTQLWELMRAGLGIGFAQASLVKHAPGMVALPIDLSIPPLQVWLTTHRELFTSHRIRAIYDALSEGLSSYIEG; encoded by the coding sequence ATGAATAGAGAACCTGATTGGGCGCTATGGCGCAGTTTTTCGGCCGTGGTCGCCAATGGCTCGCTGTCAGCAGCTGCCCGAGAGCTGGGAATCAGCCAGCCGACGGTCGGGCGGCATATCGAAACCCTGGAATACGACCTGGGCCTGACCCTGTTCGAGCGCACGCTCAACGGCCTCAAGCCCAATACGACAGCCCTGCGGCTTTACGAACCTGTCGCCCAAGCCCAGGCTTCGTTGGCCGAGGCCGCCATCATGGCCGAGGGCGCGCAGGCCGATTACGGCGGTACGGTTCGGATCACCGCCAGCACCGTCATGTCCAACTATGTGCTGCCTGGCCTGCTCGTGCCGATCCGCGAGCGCTACCCCAACATCGCTATCGAGACCGTGCCCTCGGACTCAGCCGAGAACCTGCTGCTGCGCGAGGCCGACATCGCCATCCGTATGTTCAGGCCGACGCAGCTCGAACTGGTGACCAAGCATCTGGGCGACCTGGATATCGTACCGGCGGCGCATCAGCGCTATCTCGACAGGCGCGGGACGCCGGCCAGCGTCAACGACCTGTTCGGCCATGACTTGATCGGGCTCGACCGCTCTGATCTCATCATCGCCCATGCGCAGAAGTTGGGCCTGCCGCTGCGGCGCGAGCATTTCACCATTCGCTCCGATGACCAGACCCAATTGTGGGAGCTGATGCGCGCCGGACTGGGCATCGGTTTTGCCCAGGCGAGCCTGGTGAAGCACGCGCCCGGCATGGTGGCTTTGCCGATCGATCTCTCGATTCCTCCGCTGCAGGTGTGGCTCACCACACACAGGGAATTGTTCACGTCCCACCGGATTCGTGCCATCTATGACGCACTGTCCGAGGGGCTGAGTTCGTATATAGAGGGCTAG
- a CDS encoding TlpA disulfide reductase family protein, translating to MQAPRPGATSRVRLWVILGLTGLAVAIAAWVWLGNAGQARECPVQAEDAAAIGDAAVGELAALNGTGEGRGYATLAFKDAAGTAMTIADFKGKALLVNFWASWCMPCREEMPALDALATKYNSDAFMVLPINLDIGEGGLEKAQDFLDENSFANLPLYADNTFAAFDRLKQQAVAVGLPATLVLDENGCELAVLQGPAHWDTPDGEAVIEKLLELGA from the coding sequence ATGCAAGCGCCACGCCCGGGAGCGACGAGCCGGGTCCGGCTGTGGGTCATCCTGGGCTTGACGGGATTGGCGGTAGCTATAGCCGCGTGGGTCTGGCTCGGCAATGCCGGGCAGGCGCGCGAATGCCCAGTGCAGGCAGAAGACGCGGCGGCCATCGGCGATGCGGCGGTGGGGGAGCTGGCGGCGCTCAACGGCACCGGGGAAGGGCGCGGTTACGCGACCCTGGCGTTCAAGGACGCCGCCGGCACGGCCATGACCATTGCCGATTTCAAGGGCAAGGCCTTGCTGGTCAATTTCTGGGCCAGCTGGTGCATGCCCTGCCGCGAGGAAATGCCCGCGCTCGATGCGCTGGCGACCAAGTATAATTCCGATGCCTTCATGGTCCTTCCCATCAATCTCGACATAGGCGAGGGCGGACTCGAGAAGGCGCAGGACTTCCTCGACGAAAACAGCTTCGCCAACCTGCCGCTCTATGCCGACAATACCTTTGCGGCCTTCGATCGGCTCAAGCAGCAGGCGGTGGCGGTGGGCCTGCCGGCGACACTGGTGCTGGACGAAAACGGTTGCGAGTTGGCGGTTCTGCAGGGACCGGCCCACTGGGACACGCCCGATGGCGAGGCGGTGATCGAGAAATTACTGGAACTGGGCGCCTAG
- a CDS encoding NAD-dependent epimerase/dehydratase family protein — protein sequence MSKGNVTVLGINGHIGHHAAQAFQHAGFSVTGFGRTNRHPIAGIKFIQGDAASLDDIKAAITDADIVVNALNLPYDKWDKGRAEAQLATVIAAMGDSGKTLMFPGNIYNYSASDRRISPSTPQRPQTPRGAIRVRQEEMLAAASKAGKFQTIIIRAGDFYAPNNTGDWYDQAMMMEARKGKIYHMADLKLGHAWAYLPDLGRAFAVLGEKRGEFGSFENFHFSGHYVTHGALMDAVVKASPVPLKVAPLPWIFLQAMGLANGVLREVVKMRYLWNSAMELVDPRLDSILGPDFGTPFEVAVAATVQPFLAQKAAA from the coding sequence ATGAGCAAGGGTAACGTCACGGTTCTGGGGATCAACGGCCATATCGGCCATCACGCAGCGCAAGCCTTCCAGCATGCTGGGTTTTCGGTGACGGGTTTTGGCCGCACTAACCGCCACCCGATCGCGGGGATTAAGTTCATCCAGGGCGATGCCGCCAGCCTCGATGACATCAAGGCGGCCATCACCGACGCCGACATCGTCGTCAACGCGCTGAACCTGCCCTATGACAAATGGGACAAGGGCCGCGCCGAGGCCCAGCTTGCCACGGTCATCGCCGCCATGGGCGATAGCGGCAAGACATTGATGTTCCCGGGCAATATCTACAACTATTCGGCCAGCGACCGTCGTATCTCGCCATCGACGCCACAGCGCCCGCAAACCCCGCGCGGCGCTATCCGGGTCAGGCAGGAAGAGATGCTGGCGGCGGCCTCGAAAGCCGGCAAGTTCCAGACCATCATCATCCGCGCGGGCGACTTCTATGCCCCCAACAATACCGGCGACTGGTACGACCAGGCCATGATGATGGAAGCCCGCAAGGGCAAGATCTACCACATGGCCGATCTAAAGCTCGGTCACGCCTGGGCCTACCTGCCCGATCTGGGTCGCGCCTTTGCCGTGTTGGGTGAAAAGCGTGGTGAGTTCGGCAGCTTCGAGAATTTCCACTTCTCCGGGCACTATGTCACCCACGGCGCGCTGATGGATGCCGTCGTCAAGGCATCGCCAGTGCCACTCAAGGTGGCGCCGCTGCCGTGGATTTTCCTCCAGGCCATGGGTTTGGCCAATGGCGTGCTGCGCGAGGTGGTGAAGATGCGCTACCTCTGGAACAGCGCCATGGAACTGGTCGATCCTCGGCTCGATTCGATCCTGGGGCCGGATTTCGGCACGCCGTTCGAGGTGGCGGTAGCGGCCACCGTGCAGCCGTTTCTCGCGCAGAAGGCCGCAGCTTAG
- a CDS encoding putative motility protein, whose amino-acid sequence MNTDLSMQMLTMNSAKLQNSVQVAVFKKAHEMQSDLLNSLMQTALSAPPPGQGLRVDKQA is encoded by the coding sequence ATGAACACCGATCTCTCGATGCAGATGCTCACGATGAACTCGGCCAAGCTGCAGAACAGCGTGCAGGTCGCCGTGTTCAAGAAGGCCCACGAGATGCAGTCGGACCTGCTCAATTCCCTGATGCAGACCGCCCTCTCGGCACCCCCGCCGGGACAAGGCCTTCGGGTCGACAAGCAGGCCTGA
- a CDS encoding cob(I)yrinic acid a,c-diamide adenosyltransferase, protein MVKLNRIYTKTGDDGTTGLVRGPRRPKFDLRVEAYGTVDEANATIGQARLHTGSMPKVDMILSRIQNDLFDVGSDLATPGADDPAAEYPSLRVRPVQTEALEKQIDQFNAGLAPLTSFVLPGGSPLAAALHVARTVTRRAERITVELTAAEPDTNPEAVRYLNRLSDLLFVLARVANGNGTKDVLWVPGNNGDVKKGG, encoded by the coding sequence ATGGTCAAGCTCAACCGCATCTACACCAAGACCGGTGACGACGGCACGACGGGCCTGGTGCGCGGCCCCCGCCGGCCCAAATTCGACCTGCGGGTCGAGGCCTATGGCACGGTGGACGAGGCCAATGCCACCATCGGCCAGGCCCGGCTGCATACTGGCTCGATGCCCAAGGTCGACATGATCCTGAGCCGGATCCAGAACGACCTCTTCGATGTCGGTTCCGATCTGGCCACACCGGGCGCCGACGATCCGGCCGCCGAATATCCGTCGCTGCGCGTTCGCCCGGTGCAGACCGAAGCGCTGGAAAAGCAGATCGACCAGTTCAATGCGGGCCTGGCGCCGCTGACCAGCTTCGTTCTGCCGGGCGGCAGCCCACTGGCCGCGGCTTTGCATGTCGCGCGCACCGTCACCCGCCGCGCCGAACGCATCACGGTGGAACTGACGGCGGCCGAGCCCGACACAAATCCGGAAGCCGTGCGCTATCTCAACCGGCTATCCGACCTGTTATTCGTGCTGGCACGCGTCGCCAATGGCAATGGCACCAAGGACGTGCTCTGGGTGCCGGGCAACAACGGTGATGTGAAGAAGGGTGGATAA
- a CDS encoding GGDEF domain-containing protein: MLLQELFLALIHGVSLLALLAISFGMVERQDWPRPVRSLVQGAIFGLGAIIAMMAPAHIGTGVMVDARAIIIGFAAAFGGWPAALIAVAIGGGYRLWLGGMGAFPGAAGIAVAALLGLGWRYFLRPRTRIKARHLVVLGLVISCYLLSGIVLGYASMWSLLSMIAPYMVSASVFASVLLGLFVDRELNQIDREESWKARALTDPLTGLPNRRAFERGIAGLRPDDKDAALLILDLDHFKVVNDTYGHAAGDYVLQQVSMILRANMRNRDLASRLGGEELAVLLPDTDSFKAQQIAERLRAAVEALTIHWEGRDIAITASIGVAVASGALPAEQLFVQADAALYAAKRGGRNRVVSSGEMLLRPSMGIGSVQMAVPPSRAA; this comes from the coding sequence ATGCTGCTACAGGAACTGTTTCTCGCTCTGATCCATGGCGTCAGCCTGCTGGCGCTGTTGGCGATCAGCTTCGGCATGGTCGAGCGGCAGGACTGGCCGCGGCCGGTGCGGTCATTGGTGCAGGGCGCAATCTTCGGGCTCGGCGCCATCATCGCCATGATGGCCCCTGCGCACATCGGCACCGGCGTGATGGTGGATGCCCGCGCAATCATCATTGGTTTTGCCGCCGCTTTCGGTGGCTGGCCGGCGGCCCTGATCGCTGTGGCGATCGGTGGTGGCTACCGGCTGTGGCTGGGCGGTATGGGCGCATTTCCCGGCGCAGCCGGCATCGCTGTCGCCGCCTTGCTCGGTCTGGGCTGGCGCTATTTCCTGCGCCCGCGCACCCGGATCAAGGCGCGCCACCTGGTGGTGCTGGGCCTCGTCATCTCCTGTTACCTGTTGAGCGGCATCGTCCTGGGCTATGCGAGCATGTGGTCGCTGCTCAGCATGATCGCGCCCTATATGGTTTCGGCTTCGGTCTTCGCCTCGGTCCTGCTCGGGCTGTTCGTCGATCGCGAGCTGAACCAGATTGACCGCGAAGAAAGCTGGAAGGCGCGTGCCCTCACCGATCCGCTGACGGGCCTGCCCAATCGACGCGCCTTCGAGCGTGGTATTGCCGGCCTGCGTCCGGATGATAAAGACGCCGCCTTGCTGATCCTTGATCTCGACCACTTCAAGGTGGTCAACGACACCTATGGCCACGCGGCTGGCGATTATGTGCTGCAGCAAGTTTCGATGATCCTGCGCGCCAATATGCGCAACCGCGACCTCGCCTCACGGCTGGGCGGCGAGGAGCTGGCGGTGCTGCTGCCCGATACGGATTCGTTCAAGGCGCAGCAGATTGCCGAGCGGCTGCGGGCGGCTGTCGAAGCACTGACCATTCATTGGGAGGGTCGGGATATCGCCATCACTGCCAGCATCGGCGTCGCCGTGGCGTCGGGCGCTCTGCCGGCTGAGCAGCTGTTCGTGCAGGCCGATGCGGCGCTCTATGCCGCCAAGCGCGGCGGTCGCAATCGCGTCGTTTCGTCGGGCGAAATGCTGCTGCGGCCATCGATGGGCATCGGCTCGGTGCAAATGGCGGTGCCGCCCTCACGCGCCGCCTAG
- a CDS encoding twin transmembrane helix small protein encodes MQTALNIAIALALLFVVVVLGMGLWNMLKGGPGNTSQKLMRLRVIGQAVALVLLMGALFFFGSGGRG; translated from the coding sequence ATGCAGACCGCCCTCAATATCGCCATCGCCCTTGCCCTGCTCTTTGTTGTCGTGGTGCTGGGCATGGGCCTGTGGAACATGCTCAAGGGCGGCCCGGGCAATACCAGCCAGAAGCTGATGCGCCTGCGTGTCATCGGTCAGGCGGTTGCGCTGGTGCTGCTGATGGGCGCCCTGTTCTTCTTCGGCAGCGGCGGCAGGGGCTGA